The following coding sequences lie in one Crassostrea angulata isolate pt1a10 chromosome 10, ASM2561291v2, whole genome shotgun sequence genomic window:
- the LOC128166615 gene encoding sarcoplasmic reticulum histidine-rich calcium-binding protein-like isoform X3 produces MEVIPQTQFIPLSEILCMVILDLNNKQVVATLDIIQERLNQCYKGMQIPAPPVIYDTLGTLIRERKIFHTGSGYFVVTSDTYRMPEDPTKTIPLSWLHYNPNYIPVLNSNAKGLTRTISCQVTLANEPRKDGSEKSSNPDDKIAEMRQTLEREALDRHPLADKPRLARSLSARRPRERVPAKNEDLRDFRRSHSVRRQDEKEKKVVQEERKSTEDIAVSKKSTSKSKDKGEKKSLLAKIFGRKKKKPETTPKEEPKKVEHATFSDQFPPPEWSWYKEQVEKQHRIHKWMQNVPHHPHNFHHQNYEQVHQIYQHHPHHSDYQTMRFGHGPIRSDAIYGRHLPPQQENHYHVPPRMRMRNNPPPPMNDDYEEIQDVDANSRFRSTLPHHHHHPHEIENLRRMSDGRHTRRKEKSKRMSLDRKVDSNYENVPVSSKYHSPAFPYHTERSPHTHEHNQQITHPQHSSTPRVTGMWHPHHESHYPEFHAEEIIQHQGTVQKTKRKSHRKHGQSSHRHVDERHRLPAKNTSISLSHDSGVNLIGLHAVQYNHPHDIHHRRRVQDDMSIRNNLRNDPYDSYEDIPNYNKHEDRPNYNKQVVCEVEINKSPEIRTRPNEYVSMEMDSKTENQKQRNSCNSDSALTFSEQSCETVVKKEDKDIEDITKETSEIVLGDSGFSSPRVCDDNSPEMEKQKIKSKVKELEKGSHSDLCDKNVYQKSDDSSPEIHDSRSSDKENRINMINNLKQAHGDYGVLTHVNPVNGKIPLFPQNTMNPQIPRKFSFKDDYGFL; encoded by the exons ATGGAGGTGATACCACAGACACAGTTCATTCCCCTGTCAGAGATTTTATGCATGGTCATCCTTGACCTGAACAACAAGCAGGTGGTCGCGACCTTGGACATAATACAGGAGAGACTGAATCAGTGTTACAAGGGCATGCAGATCCCCGCCCCTCCGGTCATCTACGACACACTGGGCACACTCATCAGAGAGAGGAAGATCTTCCACACAG GAAGTGGATATTTTGTGGTGACATCAGACACCTATCGAATGCCCGAGGACCCAACTAAAACCATTCCTCTGTCATGGCTTCATTACAACCCTAATTACATACCAGTCCTGAACTCTAATGCCAAGGGTCTGACCAGAACCATTTCGTGCCAAGTGACTCTCGCCAACGAACCCCGCAAGGACGGGTCAGAAAAAAGTTCCAACCCAGACGATAAAATTGCAGAGATGAGGCAGACACTTGAAAGAGAGGCTCTGGATCGACATCCATTAGCAGACAAACCGAGATTGGCCCGAAGTCTCAGTGCTAGAAGACCTCGGGAGAGAGTTCCGGCAAAGAATGAGGATCTCCGAGACTTCAGAAGGAGTCACTCAGTCAGACGACAGGACGAGAAAGAGAAGAAAGTGGTTCAGGAGGAGAGGAAATCCACAGAGGATATAGCAGTGAGCAAGAAGAGCACCAGCAAATCCAAAGACAAAG GTGAGAAAAAATCCTTATTAGCCAAAATTTTTGGAAGGAAAAAGAAAAAGCCAGAAACAACTCCGAAGGAAGAACCAAAGAAAGTGGAGCATGCAACATTCTCTGACCAGTTTCCACCTCCGGAGTGGTCATGGTACAAGGAACAAGTGGAGAAACAGCATCGCATCCACAAGTGGATGCAAAATGTTCCTCATCATCCACACAACTTCCACCACCAGAACTATGAGCAGGTTCATCAGATCTACCAACATCATCCACACCACTCAGACTATCAGACCATGAGGTTCGGACACGGGCCAATCAGAAGTGATGCTATCTATGGAAGACATCTTCCACCTCAACAGGAGAACCATTACCATGTTCCACCCAGAATGAGGATGAGGAACAACCCACCTCCTCCTATGAATGATGATTACGAAGAGATTCAAGATGTGGATGCCAACAGCAGATTTAGGTCCACCCTCcctcatcatcatcaccatccACATGAAATTGAGAACCTAAGGAGGATGTCAGATGGAAGACACACAAggagaaaagaaaaatcaaaaagaaTGTCACTAGATAGAAAAGTGGACtcaaattatgaaaatgttCCAGTGTCTTCAAAATACCACTCCCCAGCCTTTCCCTACCACACAGAGAGGAGTCCACATACCCATGAACACAATCAGCAAATTACTCATCCCCAGCACAGTTCAACTCCACGTGTCACTGGCATGTGGCATCCGCACCACGAGTCACATTACCCAGAATTCCATGCAGAAGAAATCATTCAGCATCAGGGTACCGTCCAAAAAACCAAGAGAAAGTCACACCGCAAACATGGACAATCGAGTCACAGACATGTTGATGAGCGCCACAGACTTCCTGCCAAGAACACCTCTATTTCATTGTCTCATGATAGTGGTGTGAATCTTATTGGACTTCATGCTGTGCAATACAACCATCCGCATGACATTCACCACAGGAGAAGAGTTCAGGATGACATGTCCATTAGGAACAACCTTAGAAACGACCCATACGACTCTTATGAAGATATTCCCAACTACAACAAACACGAGGATCGTCCAAACTACAACAAACAAGTGGTTTGTGAAGTAGAAATTAATAAATCCCCAGAAATAAGAACACGACCAAATGAATATGTTTCCATGGAGATGGACTCCAAGACTGAGAATCAGAAACAAAGAAACAGTTGTAATTCAGATAGTGCATTAACTTTCAGTGAACAGAGTTGTGAGACAGTGGTGAAAAAGGAAGACAAGGACATTGAAGACATCACCAAGGAAACATCGGAGATTGTCCTTGGAGACAGTGGTTTCAGCTCACCGCGTGTCTGTGATGATAACTCTCCGGAAATGgagaaacaaaaaatcaaaagcaAAGTCAAGGAACTTGAGAAGGGAAGTCACTCTGACCTCTGTGACAAAAACGTGTACCAAAAATCTGATGACAGCTCTCCTGAAATTCACGACAGCCGCTCAAGTGACAAGGAAAACCGAATCAACATGATTAACAACTTAAAGCAAGCTCATGGTGACTATGGGGTCCTAACACATGTCAATCCAGTGAACGGCAAAATACCCCTATTCCCGCAAAACACAATGAACCCACAGATTCCAAGGAAATTCAGTTTCAAGGATGACTATGGATTCTTGTGA
- the LOC128166615 gene encoding sarcoplasmic reticulum histidine-rich calcium-binding protein-like isoform X2, with protein sequence MFFQGDVEGINMEVIPQTQFIPLSEILCMVILDLNNKQVVATLDIIQERLNQCYKGMQIPAPPVIYDTLGTLIRERKIFHTGSGYFVVTSDTYRMPEDPTKTIPLSWLHYNPNYIPVLNSNAKGLTRTISCQVTLANEPRKDGSEKSSNPDDKIAEMRQTLEREALDRHPLADKPRLARSLSARRPRERVPAKNEDLRDFRRSHSVRRQDEKEKKVVQEERKSTEDIAVSKKSTSKSKDKGEKKSLLAKIFGRKKKKPETTPKEEPKKVEHATFSDQFPPPEWSWYKEQVEKQHRIHKWMQNVPHHPHNFHHQNYEQVHQIYQHHPHHSDYQTMRFGHGPIRSDAIYGRHLPPQQENHYHVPPRMRMRNNPPPPMNDDYEEIQDVDANSRFRSTLPHHHHHPHEIENLRRMSDGRHTRRKEKSKRMSLDRKVDSNYENVPVSSKYHSPAFPYHTERSPHTHEHNQQITHPQHSSTPRVTGMWHPHHESHYPEFHAEEIIQHQGTVQKTKRKSHRKHGQSSHRHVDERHRLPAKNTSISLSHDSGVNLIGLHAVQYNHPHDIHHRRRVQDDMSIRNNLRNDPYDSYEDIPNYNKHEDRPNYNKQVVCEVEINKSPEIRTRPNEYVSMEMDSKTENQKQRNSCNSDSALTFSEQSCETVVKKEDKDIEDITKETSEIVLGDSGFSSPRVCDDNSPEMEKQKIKSKVKELEKGSHSDLCDKNVYQKSDDSSPEIHDSRSSDKENRINMINNLKQAHGDYGVLTHVNPVNGKIPLFPQNTMNPQIPRKFSFKDDYGFL encoded by the exons ATGTTCTTTCAGG GTGATGTTGAGGGAATAAACATGGAGGTGATACCACAGACACAGTTCATTCCCCTGTCAGAGATTTTATGCATGGTCATCCTTGACCTGAACAACAAGCAGGTGGTCGCGACCTTGGACATAATACAGGAGAGACTGAATCAGTGTTACAAGGGCATGCAGATCCCCGCCCCTCCGGTCATCTACGACACACTGGGCACACTCATCAGAGAGAGGAAGATCTTCCACACAG GAAGTGGATATTTTGTGGTGACATCAGACACCTATCGAATGCCCGAGGACCCAACTAAAACCATTCCTCTGTCATGGCTTCATTACAACCCTAATTACATACCAGTCCTGAACTCTAATGCCAAGGGTCTGACCAGAACCATTTCGTGCCAAGTGACTCTCGCCAACGAACCCCGCAAGGACGGGTCAGAAAAAAGTTCCAACCCAGACGATAAAATTGCAGAGATGAGGCAGACACTTGAAAGAGAGGCTCTGGATCGACATCCATTAGCAGACAAACCGAGATTGGCCCGAAGTCTCAGTGCTAGAAGACCTCGGGAGAGAGTTCCGGCAAAGAATGAGGATCTCCGAGACTTCAGAAGGAGTCACTCAGTCAGACGACAGGACGAGAAAGAGAAGAAAGTGGTTCAGGAGGAGAGGAAATCCACAGAGGATATAGCAGTGAGCAAGAAGAGCACCAGCAAATCCAAAGACAAAG GTGAGAAAAAATCCTTATTAGCCAAAATTTTTGGAAGGAAAAAGAAAAAGCCAGAAACAACTCCGAAGGAAGAACCAAAGAAAGTGGAGCATGCAACATTCTCTGACCAGTTTCCACCTCCGGAGTGGTCATGGTACAAGGAACAAGTGGAGAAACAGCATCGCATCCACAAGTGGATGCAAAATGTTCCTCATCATCCACACAACTTCCACCACCAGAACTATGAGCAGGTTCATCAGATCTACCAACATCATCCACACCACTCAGACTATCAGACCATGAGGTTCGGACACGGGCCAATCAGAAGTGATGCTATCTATGGAAGACATCTTCCACCTCAACAGGAGAACCATTACCATGTTCCACCCAGAATGAGGATGAGGAACAACCCACCTCCTCCTATGAATGATGATTACGAAGAGATTCAAGATGTGGATGCCAACAGCAGATTTAGGTCCACCCTCcctcatcatcatcaccatccACATGAAATTGAGAACCTAAGGAGGATGTCAGATGGAAGACACACAAggagaaaagaaaaatcaaaaagaaTGTCACTAGATAGAAAAGTGGACtcaaattatgaaaatgttCCAGTGTCTTCAAAATACCACTCCCCAGCCTTTCCCTACCACACAGAGAGGAGTCCACATACCCATGAACACAATCAGCAAATTACTCATCCCCAGCACAGTTCAACTCCACGTGTCACTGGCATGTGGCATCCGCACCACGAGTCACATTACCCAGAATTCCATGCAGAAGAAATCATTCAGCATCAGGGTACCGTCCAAAAAACCAAGAGAAAGTCACACCGCAAACATGGACAATCGAGTCACAGACATGTTGATGAGCGCCACAGACTTCCTGCCAAGAACACCTCTATTTCATTGTCTCATGATAGTGGTGTGAATCTTATTGGACTTCATGCTGTGCAATACAACCATCCGCATGACATTCACCACAGGAGAAGAGTTCAGGATGACATGTCCATTAGGAACAACCTTAGAAACGACCCATACGACTCTTATGAAGATATTCCCAACTACAACAAACACGAGGATCGTCCAAACTACAACAAACAAGTGGTTTGTGAAGTAGAAATTAATAAATCCCCAGAAATAAGAACACGACCAAATGAATATGTTTCCATGGAGATGGACTCCAAGACTGAGAATCAGAAACAAAGAAACAGTTGTAATTCAGATAGTGCATTAACTTTCAGTGAACAGAGTTGTGAGACAGTGGTGAAAAAGGAAGACAAGGACATTGAAGACATCACCAAGGAAACATCGGAGATTGTCCTTGGAGACAGTGGTTTCAGCTCACCGCGTGTCTGTGATGATAACTCTCCGGAAATGgagaaacaaaaaatcaaaagcaAAGTCAAGGAACTTGAGAAGGGAAGTCACTCTGACCTCTGTGACAAAAACGTGTACCAAAAATCTGATGACAGCTCTCCTGAAATTCACGACAGCCGCTCAAGTGACAAGGAAAACCGAATCAACATGATTAACAACTTAAAGCAAGCTCATGGTGACTATGGGGTCCTAACACATGTCAATCCAGTGAACGGCAAAATACCCCTATTCCCGCAAAACACAATGAACCCACAGATTCCAAGGAAATTCAGTTTCAAGGATGACTATGGATTCTTGTGA
- the LOC128166615 gene encoding sarcoplasmic reticulum histidine-rich calcium-binding protein-like isoform X1 has translation MPNRREEPGIQKQQSVTSRCLAIVLKFENGGKSEVDVNEESCVGKDILDDFKLRNKSCYWNPALLESINSLEYLGFVSPCTVLVGGSDLHLENIRTAWGRRVLNDPTNFSVQSIGDVEGINMEVIPQTQFIPLSEILCMVILDLNNKQVVATLDIIQERLNQCYKGMQIPAPPVIYDTLGTLIRERKIFHTGSGYFVVTSDTYRMPEDPTKTIPLSWLHYNPNYIPVLNSNAKGLTRTISCQVTLANEPRKDGSEKSSNPDDKIAEMRQTLEREALDRHPLADKPRLARSLSARRPRERVPAKNEDLRDFRRSHSVRRQDEKEKKVVQEERKSTEDIAVSKKSTSKSKDKGEKKSLLAKIFGRKKKKPETTPKEEPKKVEHATFSDQFPPPEWSWYKEQVEKQHRIHKWMQNVPHHPHNFHHQNYEQVHQIYQHHPHHSDYQTMRFGHGPIRSDAIYGRHLPPQQENHYHVPPRMRMRNNPPPPMNDDYEEIQDVDANSRFRSTLPHHHHHPHEIENLRRMSDGRHTRRKEKSKRMSLDRKVDSNYENVPVSSKYHSPAFPYHTERSPHTHEHNQQITHPQHSSTPRVTGMWHPHHESHYPEFHAEEIIQHQGTVQKTKRKSHRKHGQSSHRHVDERHRLPAKNTSISLSHDSGVNLIGLHAVQYNHPHDIHHRRRVQDDMSIRNNLRNDPYDSYEDIPNYNKHEDRPNYNKQVVCEVEINKSPEIRTRPNEYVSMEMDSKTENQKQRNSCNSDSALTFSEQSCETVVKKEDKDIEDITKETSEIVLGDSGFSSPRVCDDNSPEMEKQKIKSKVKELEKGSHSDLCDKNVYQKSDDSSPEIHDSRSSDKENRINMINNLKQAHGDYGVLTHVNPVNGKIPLFPQNTMNPQIPRKFSFKDDYGFL, from the exons ATGCCCAATCGCAGAGAAGAACCCGGAATTCAAAAGCAGCAATCAGTGACATCGCGATGCTTGGCCATTgtcttgaaatttgaaaatggaGGCAAGAGTGAGGTTGATGTGAACGAGGAAAGTTGTGTTGGAAAGGATATTTTGGACGATTTTAAGCTAAGGAATAAATCTTGTTATTGGAATCCAGCTTTATTGGAAAGCATCAATAGTTTGGAGTATTTGGGATTCGTGTCTCCCTGTACTGTTCTTGTGGGAGGTTCCGACCTTCACCTGGAGAATATCCGGACGGCCTGGGGAAGACGGGTCTTGAATGACCCCACGAATTTCAGTGTACAGAGCATAG GTGATGTTGAGGGAATAAACATGGAGGTGATACCACAGACACAGTTCATTCCCCTGTCAGAGATTTTATGCATGGTCATCCTTGACCTGAACAACAAGCAGGTGGTCGCGACCTTGGACATAATACAGGAGAGACTGAATCAGTGTTACAAGGGCATGCAGATCCCCGCCCCTCCGGTCATCTACGACACACTGGGCACACTCATCAGAGAGAGGAAGATCTTCCACACAG GAAGTGGATATTTTGTGGTGACATCAGACACCTATCGAATGCCCGAGGACCCAACTAAAACCATTCCTCTGTCATGGCTTCATTACAACCCTAATTACATACCAGTCCTGAACTCTAATGCCAAGGGTCTGACCAGAACCATTTCGTGCCAAGTGACTCTCGCCAACGAACCCCGCAAGGACGGGTCAGAAAAAAGTTCCAACCCAGACGATAAAATTGCAGAGATGAGGCAGACACTTGAAAGAGAGGCTCTGGATCGACATCCATTAGCAGACAAACCGAGATTGGCCCGAAGTCTCAGTGCTAGAAGACCTCGGGAGAGAGTTCCGGCAAAGAATGAGGATCTCCGAGACTTCAGAAGGAGTCACTCAGTCAGACGACAGGACGAGAAAGAGAAGAAAGTGGTTCAGGAGGAGAGGAAATCCACAGAGGATATAGCAGTGAGCAAGAAGAGCACCAGCAAATCCAAAGACAAAG GTGAGAAAAAATCCTTATTAGCCAAAATTTTTGGAAGGAAAAAGAAAAAGCCAGAAACAACTCCGAAGGAAGAACCAAAGAAAGTGGAGCATGCAACATTCTCTGACCAGTTTCCACCTCCGGAGTGGTCATGGTACAAGGAACAAGTGGAGAAACAGCATCGCATCCACAAGTGGATGCAAAATGTTCCTCATCATCCACACAACTTCCACCACCAGAACTATGAGCAGGTTCATCAGATCTACCAACATCATCCACACCACTCAGACTATCAGACCATGAGGTTCGGACACGGGCCAATCAGAAGTGATGCTATCTATGGAAGACATCTTCCACCTCAACAGGAGAACCATTACCATGTTCCACCCAGAATGAGGATGAGGAACAACCCACCTCCTCCTATGAATGATGATTACGAAGAGATTCAAGATGTGGATGCCAACAGCAGATTTAGGTCCACCCTCcctcatcatcatcaccatccACATGAAATTGAGAACCTAAGGAGGATGTCAGATGGAAGACACACAAggagaaaagaaaaatcaaaaagaaTGTCACTAGATAGAAAAGTGGACtcaaattatgaaaatgttCCAGTGTCTTCAAAATACCACTCCCCAGCCTTTCCCTACCACACAGAGAGGAGTCCACATACCCATGAACACAATCAGCAAATTACTCATCCCCAGCACAGTTCAACTCCACGTGTCACTGGCATGTGGCATCCGCACCACGAGTCACATTACCCAGAATTCCATGCAGAAGAAATCATTCAGCATCAGGGTACCGTCCAAAAAACCAAGAGAAAGTCACACCGCAAACATGGACAATCGAGTCACAGACATGTTGATGAGCGCCACAGACTTCCTGCCAAGAACACCTCTATTTCATTGTCTCATGATAGTGGTGTGAATCTTATTGGACTTCATGCTGTGCAATACAACCATCCGCATGACATTCACCACAGGAGAAGAGTTCAGGATGACATGTCCATTAGGAACAACCTTAGAAACGACCCATACGACTCTTATGAAGATATTCCCAACTACAACAAACACGAGGATCGTCCAAACTACAACAAACAAGTGGTTTGTGAAGTAGAAATTAATAAATCCCCAGAAATAAGAACACGACCAAATGAATATGTTTCCATGGAGATGGACTCCAAGACTGAGAATCAGAAACAAAGAAACAGTTGTAATTCAGATAGTGCATTAACTTTCAGTGAACAGAGTTGTGAGACAGTGGTGAAAAAGGAAGACAAGGACATTGAAGACATCACCAAGGAAACATCGGAGATTGTCCTTGGAGACAGTGGTTTCAGCTCACCGCGTGTCTGTGATGATAACTCTCCGGAAATGgagaaacaaaaaatcaaaagcaAAGTCAAGGAACTTGAGAAGGGAAGTCACTCTGACCTCTGTGACAAAAACGTGTACCAAAAATCTGATGACAGCTCTCCTGAAATTCACGACAGCCGCTCAAGTGACAAGGAAAACCGAATCAACATGATTAACAACTTAAAGCAAGCTCATGGTGACTATGGGGTCCTAACACATGTCAATCCAGTGAACGGCAAAATACCCCTATTCCCGCAAAACACAATGAACCCACAGATTCCAAGGAAATTCAGTTTCAAGGATGACTATGGATTCTTGTGA